TGCAAACATGGAGGCGGAAACCGCCCCCATACCCAGTGTTACAAGTAAAATAGGCAGCGCACAGCATATCAGTGTCGATGATGAGCTAAAGAGGATAAGCCACCCCCATCTGCCCTGCTCCAACCTACTGGGTGTATCACCAACCCTCATTTATCGGCATCCTTCTTCATCGCCTTACTATGCTCCGAAGAACAACTGTTTGATTTCTTGAACTCTCGGTAGGTAAAACCCTTTTTACGGAAAAGCTTCCGTAGCTGCTCTTCCGTCAATTCTAAATCTTCAACACCACACACTGAAATAATACCAGTTTCAAGATTTGCAGTTACAGAACGCACACCCTCAATTTTCTTCAATGCTTTTTCTGATGTAGCCACACAGAAAGGGCATGTAATACCGTCTACTTTGATATCATATTGCACATCTTCAGCTATCGCAGGGACGAAGGTTCCAGCCACTAAAAGGCCTAATGCTGTGATAGTATTTTTCATTGTCTTTTCCTTTTAGAAGTTGAAACGCATGCCAGCAAAGAGGGAATAATCCGCCTCCAGAAGCGCGCCATTTGTGTCATTGATAAGTGGAATTTTAATACCCAGATCGGCAACCCAGCGCCGCGCGGTATATTGTAAACCCGGAGTAATCGAGACCTGTGTACCGCCAGAGTTCACATCATCAATTCCACCAAACTGGTTCTGCTCACTATAGGTAACGTTCGCTTCCAGTACGCCAAAGAAAAATCCTTTGGTTGATGTGGTAATTTCAGAAGGTAATAAGCGTTTTTGATAAGATGCATCAAAACTAATGCTGTTACCTCTATCAAAACCACCATGTTCACCATTTACGTTCCAGCGTATTTGCGCATCAAAGTTTCCTTTGATGGATGCAGAGGTAAGGATCAGTCCTCCGAAATAATCGGTGGACCCATCACCTGTTTCGCCTTCTTCTCCAGAAGGCACGCGAATACCTGCAAAAGGCGAGATACGAAATGTTCTTCCTTGCCCATCTAATCTGAGCAACTCAAACCGGGCAAAAAGCTCTGCATCCCCGATACCAAAATCATTCTGCTGATTAGAAGAAAGCTCCCTATCAATATACCGAGTTGGCAATATACCAAATACAGCAAGACGAGGTGTAATCCCGTATCCCGCAACGGACTGAACAGTATAACTTGTAACGCTTTCGTCGACTTGTGCGCCGTCGCTAGATTGCTTATTAATGATCAACAAACTACGCAAAAGTAATTCATCTTCACTTAGAGGCAGTGCGGTATTGAAGGTTATTGGTGAAGCAGAAACATCGCCTGCCATTATACAAAAAGCAGTAGCTGTTACCGCTTTTAAAACTATCATTTTCATTGGTTTAATCGCTTGATTGTTAAGATAAAACTGGGCCCAAGTGGCCAACGGTTACCTTCAAGCGTTCGGTGGTGGTGAAGACAGGCCCGGTAACGTGCCTTCAAGGAAGTATTCCTGAATATCAATATGCTCCGAAATCACTATGGCTTCAGGCGCGACCTGGTAGCTTAAAACCAATGCCGTATTCAGATGCATTTTGGACTGACAACAATCGAGACATGATTGTCCATTGAAACCACAATCATTGGGGCACTCCTTCATGTCATCCATCTCAGAGTTTCCCATATACATGGTGGCCATTTCCATTACCGTACAGCAAGATTGGTTAAGGCGTAAATCCGCCGCAGCACTAGCTTGGGCAAAAACAGCCCACAACAAAATGCATAAACCAATTTTCTTTAAGTACGTCATAAAACCAGATAGACACACAGCCTTCCGTGGAGCAACGATAAAACCTCAGCCTGACACACTCGTGAAACTCCGTGAACCATCAAGAAAAAAGGCGCCCAAAAGCGCCTTCCATTATTCAACATAAAGATTTTAACGTTTAACCAACGTGATTATCAGCTTGCACGCCGTGAAGCTTACCAATCAGATAATCAAGGTTATCTGTGTCAATTTCGTCTTCCACCGCGGTTAGAACCCGTTCAATCATCAACTGTTTGAACATATCCTGATCATCACCAGCTGTTTCCAGCATCTCATCAAACAAATCAAGTGCTGAACGAGCTACCAACAATAACTGAGGAGGCATTTTTGCAGCCTCGAACAAACGTTGAAGCCCCATACCTCCCTTATCGTGTACAAGTTTATATGCATTCACCACTGGGATATTCACGCGCTTAGCAAGTGCAACTTCGAAGAAGGTGACATCACCCATGACAAGCGCTCGCAACATAAGTGTTGGTGTAAGGCGACCATTCGCATGAAGCTGGTCCACCAAAGCCTGTACGGTGTTTTCGTCACCGTCTAGTAGTGAAACTGTTGCTTTCTCTCGGCTTTCAAGAAGCAGATCGCTTGCCATGCCGGGCGATACTTCATGGTGCGTAAGAATATGGTCTTTAAGTTGCTCTGACACGAGAGTAACCAACCGCTCAGCTACAGCAACTGGTAGTTCCTGACGGTTAGCCATTGGCCCCTGCACCAGTTCGCTATCCCCGTGTTTATCCAAGACTTTGCCAAAGGTAGCATCACTGATAGCTGCACTATTATTGCCCACAAGTGCCGCAACTGCTTCTTCGCTACCCTCTTCTGCAATAACATCAGATAAATTCTCTGAAACATCATCTCGGCCAGCAACTGCCTTCTGAACATCAGAGCCACGTGTTTTAACAAGTTCTATTAAATCGGCATCTGTAAGAACTACCGAGCTTTCAATCAGCGGCATCGCCACTTCATCAACATCTTTGGCAAGTGCACTCGCAACATCATGAGGAACTTCGGGGTTTTCTTTCAGGCTTTCAGATAAGGCCTGCCTTACCCTTACTTCCGCATCCTTAAGCATATGACGGAAAATACTTTCCGCAATTTCACGTTCTTTATCGGATAAGGAATCGGCACTAAAAGTGGAAGCAACTTTAGAAGCCGCGACAGCTCTGTTTTCGCCACTTGGATCCTGCAGAAGTTTTGCAACATCAGCACTAGATAGGGTTGTTTTCTCAGCCAAGGTAAAATCTCACAATTAGTCTCACCTTCCTACGCTAGGAGAAACTGGTTAATCGGTCGTTAAAAATCTTCCAGCATTTTAGCTGTTTGATCAAGTTTTCTGGAGCATACCACATGTTTCCATTGAGGATTTCACTTTTTATGGCTAGCATGCGTGGAATTTTGACCAGAGTGGGGGCAAGCTCTGGCTAAAGAAAACGATAATCATTCAGCTAGTTTTGCTGATAAAACAAGAACTTGGGGAGTCTCCATGAAACGCCTTCTGGCTGTATTGGCCTCTGTGTGCTTCGCCACGCAAGCCGCTCTTGCACAAGATTCTGGGAAAACTTTCTCAGATATGATCAATGATTTCATGACACCTATTAGTAAAGCTATTTCTTCGGTCGTATTTTATGCCGTTGACATGAGCTGGCTATATGATGGTGCTCCGGCACTGCCGCTTATCGTAGTATGGCTGCTTGGTGGTGGTATTTTCTTCACATTTTATATGGGTTTCCCAAACATTCGCGGCTTCAAACAGTCCATGCGTATTGTCAAGGGTACATATGATGACCCTGAAGACCCGGGCGAAGTAACTCACTTCCAAGCGCTATCTGCTGCGGTTTCCGGTACGGTAGGCCTCGGTAACATCGCAGGGGTTGCTCTTGCAATTTCAGTGGGGGGTGCAGGCGCTACCTTCTGGATGATTATTGCAGGCCTCTTCGGCATGACATCAAAATTTGTGGAATGTACACTCGGTGTTAAATACCGTGAGATCGATGAAAATGGTGTGGTTTCTGGCGGCCCTATGCATTACCTGAGTAAAGGTCTCGCTAACATGGGTTTGGCTGGCCTTGGTAAAGTACTTGCTGTAGCTGCTGCGATGATTTGTATCGGCGGTGCTTTCGGTGCTGGCGCTATTTTCCAAGTAAACCAGTCTGCAATGCAGTTCACCAACGAAGTATCAGCGCTTACAGGCGGCACGGAGAGCTTCTTCTACGGCAAGGGTTGGATTTTCGGTATTATCTTTGCGTCTGTCGTAGGCCTTGTGATTATCGGCGGTATTAAAAAGATTACACACGTAACCGAGTTCCTAGTACCTATTATGGCGATTGTCTATGTCAGCGCCTCGATGATTATTATCTTCAGTAACATTTCGATGTTACCAGATGCTCTTAGCCAAATCTTCATTGGTGCATTTACAGCTGAAGGTGTTCAGGGCGGCATCCTAGGCGTGCTTATTCAAGGTTTACGCCGTGCATCATTCTCTAACGAAGCTGGTCTTGGTTCCGCATCTATTGCACATGCTGCTGCGAAAACAAAAGAACCAGTGGCGGAAGGTCTTGTTGCCCTTCTTGAGCCGTTTATTGATACAGTGGTGATCTGTACGATTACAGCACTTGTAATCATCATCACAGGCTCTGTTGATGCATCGGCTTCAGGCAATGCGGCAGGTATTGCATTGACATCAAAAGCATTTGCTTCTGTGATTGATTGGTTCCCATATGTTCTGACTGTAGCCGTTATTATGTTTGCATTCTCAACATCCATTACATGGTTCTATTACGGACAACGTTCTTTCTTGTGGTTAGTTGGTGACAAACCAATGGCTGACTTACTGTTCAAGATCGCTTACCTGAGTGCACTTATTGTCGGTTCCGCAATGTCACTTGGAGCAGTAGTGGATATTGCCGATGCACTTCTACTGGCAATGGGTGTTCCAAACATTCTTGGCCTCTTCCTTCTTCGTAAGGAAGTAAAAGGTATGCTGACTGATTATTTCGCCCGTGTTAAGTCAGGTGAAATCAGACCATACGAAGGCTAATACCGCAGGAACCTGCCGTTGACTATAAAAGTTGATTGCAAATTGTTCATGCTACATTAAGTATAGAAAACCATGATATGGCGGGCTCAGGCCCGCCAATTTGTTTAGAAGGACTATAAGTTTTATGCCGATGCTGTTGAAAGTTTGTACGCTTGCGCTGATGACGACATTTTCAGGAACAGTCGTAAACGCGGTTGATGCAACAGATACTAGCCTTTCAAGCCTTGGTGATGCGGCAAAAGGCAAGCGTGTCTTTAATCGTTGCAAAGCTTGTCATAACCTTACACCAGCTAAGCGTACACGACTTGGCCCTAACCTGGACGAGCTATTTGGCCGTAAAGCAGGTTCGGCTGAAAATTATAAATATTCAAAAGCCATGCTGGATACAGATATTGTGTGGACGGAAAGCACAATCAATGAATGGCTAACCAAACCAAATGCCTTCTTGCCGGGTAATAAAATGGCCTTCGCAGGCATTCGTAAAGAGCAAGATCGCAAAGATTTGATAGCCTTTTTACGACAGTCCACAGCAAAAACAGAATAATACTCGGGAAAGAGTGAGGATACTATGATGAAGAAATTGATTGCCGCATGTGTGCTTTTCCTGTTTGCACCTCTAAATATTGTTGCTGCCCAAGACAAGGCGGTAGATGATCCAAAAGGTGCTATTGAATTCATCGAAAGACTATCTTCTGAAACAGTTGCTGTTTGGAGCGACGCGAAGATGAATGAGATGGAACGTGATACAGCGTTCAAAGCTATCTTTGCGGAAGCAACAGATATCAACCTTCTTGCCCGCGGCATGCTTGGTCGTCATTACCGCTCCCTAACCTCGGATCAGCGTACACAATATATGGCTGCAATGCGGGATTATATTCTGGCTGAATTCGACAGCAACATGTCTGAAATCGGCTTCAAAAACCTTGATGTAGTAGGCACCAAGCCAGCATCCGGTAAGCGTGGCCACCTCTACGTACGCACAGAAATTCTGCGTGACGAAGGCGCAGCTATCCTTGCTAACTGGCGTGTCCGCAAGAAAAACGGTCAGTTCCATATTGTTAACCTGGAATTTGAAGGTATCAATCTGATGATCACAAACCGCGACGTGTTTTCATCAAAGATTAAACGCGACGGTATTGATGGGTTAATTGCATGGCTACACAGGCGCGCGGCTGAAGCGGCAGCTGAAGCCGAAGCAGCTTCAGCTTCTTAATCACACAGCCTCGACTGTAAGGTCGAGGCGCATGCTCCCAGCGGTGTTAAACAAAGCCGCTTCCAAAAGCTTTAAATCTTCATCAGCAATATTCACTGCAAAACGGGTTCTATAATCAGCGCCATGATTTGTTGAAATACGGCGACTGTTCATCCGAACAATATTGGCGCCGTGATTGACGAGCACTTCACTGATCCGCGCAACAAGGCCCGGCCTATCACCTCCAGTGATTTCCACCGTATGGCTAACTGTCCCCCTGTCATCTCTCATTAACTCAAACGGAAACGCACAAGCAGTGATTCTCGCACCCTTAAGTAAATCTAGGGCAGCAAGACCTTCTTCAAGTTCCCTAGCCTCTGTAGCGCCTTCAAGTTCTGCCACACACGAAAATTCAAACCCTTCACCCAGCACAGCAAAGGCAGAATCCGCCAAATTTGCCCCAGTATCAAATAGATAACTGGTAACAGCGGAAACAATTCCAACCCTGTCTTTACCCATGATTGTTAGCAATACGGCATTAGATTGCGAGCCAGTCATACAAGTCTCCTGAGAAAAAGGTGGTGTTTTCAAATAAGTTTGATAAATAATCGCCGCGCACACAATCACATTTTAATATGGAAAGAGACTATGGCGGACGAACAGCTTCTTCATCTTGTTTTTGGCGGTCAGGTAAAAAACCCGCAAGAGCTTACTTTCGCAGATATCCAAAAGCTTGATATCGTAGGCATCTATCCTTCGTATCAGGAAGCCGAAGCGGCTTGGCGTAGTGTTAGCCAGGCAAATGTGGATGACGCTATGACCAAATACGTTATTGTTCACTTGCACAAGCTTCTACAGCCTAGCGAATAAGATACAAAAAAAGCCTCAAGCATCATGCGCTTGGGGCTTTTTCTTTAAGGATACACAAGATTAGTTAGCAATCTTGCGCCCCGAAAAATAGCTATTGATGCCTGCCTCAATAGCTGCACCGCTTTTATCGTACGCACCAACGCGGCCATACATTACCCGCGAAGCTTCTTCCCGCGTTGAAGGAACGAGCCTGTTCAGCTCTAATTTTACAAGTCTTGTCAGACCATCATGATTTACTAACTGGTTCATATAACCACCTACATTTTCTAAATTCACATTTGTCATACTGAATTTTTAACAGCTGCTTGCTGCAGTGCCATGTAGGTTTCATGACAAAAAAAATACAGTAGCAAAGGCTTTACTTCGCTACTGTATCAATTATTTCGGCCTTTAGCCCTTCAACTTAGCAACCTAGGCATTCACGTTTTCTTCAAGTATCGAGAGCGGTACGGCGCCATTTGCAAGCACAACCGAATGGAAACCACGCCAATCAAATTTATCGCCAAGCTCTGCTCTGGCTTTCTCACGCAGTTCCATGATTTTAAGCTTGCCAACCATATAGGCAGTCGCCTGGCCTGGCATAACTATGTAGCGTTCAATTGCTGCAATGTTATCACCGAGAGGATTTGGTGTATTATCACTCAGATACTGAATTGCCTGCTCACGTGTCCATTTCTTATGGTGAAGGCCTGTATCTACCACCAAACGACACGCGCGCCACAGTTCCATCGCCAGGCGTCCAAAATCAGAGTATGGATCAGCATAAAAGCCCATGTCCTTACCCAGTTCTTCGGTATATAAACCCCATCCTTCAGAGAAAGCAGTGAAACGCGCTGTACGCTGGAAGAGCGGTACACCATCAAGCTCCTGCGAAATTGCAATCTGGAAGTGGTGCCCAGGAATACCTTCATGATAGGCAAGTGCTTCAAGCTGATATGTTGGCATCAGGCGCGTATCACGGAGGTTCGCATAGAAAATACCTGGGCGTGAACCATCAGGTGCTGAGCGTTGATAAAAAGCCTTACCGGCGGAATTTTCACGGAATTTTTCTACCGCACGTACTTCCATCGGTGCTTTAGGCATCAGATCAAAATACTCAGGCACCTTAGTGCGCATTGCATCAACATATTCGTTGGCTTTTGCGATATATTCTTCTTTGCCTGCGTCTGTATTTTCATAATAAAAACGAGGGTCATCACGCGTAAAGGCAAAGAAGTCCTGCAAGCTGCCTTCAAACTCCACCTGCTTCATGATCTCTTTCATAGCACCGTGGATACGTTCAACATTATCGAGACCTAGTTGATGAATTTCATCCGCAGACATATCAGTCGTAGTGTTATTCTTCAGCGCTTGCGCATAGAAAGCTTCACCGTCCGGGAACTTCCAGGCACCATCATCAGTAGTCGCTATCCCCTGTTCACGCTTTAATTCAGCAATCAACATATCATAGCCACTTTTAAAACCACCAAGCAGGGCAGCGGTCGCAGCTTCAACAAGTTCTGCCTCTTCACCATCAGGCAAGTTCAAAGTTCCAACTTTGCGCTTAAAGTTCGCGAGGATAATACCATCCTCACCTTCTTCAAATGGCGCGCCCTTAAAGAGATTTTCAGAAGCTGTAATAACGTACGGGTAAACGAACTGGGGTGCCATCACCCCCATATCAGCACGTACCTTCATATCCGCAGCTACTTGCCCAAGGAATGTTTCAACCCGCTCAAGACGCTTAACATAAGCTTCAGCATCAGCTTTATTGGAAACGCTGTGAACAGTCATCAAATGTGATGGTACTGTAGTTTGCCACCCGAACATCTGGTTTACCGGATATCCGTGATGACGCCATTGATGGTTTGCAAGGAAACGTTCTGCAGTAATTTCAAAAATACGGTAAGATAGCTGTGTCTTTGCATCCAGCGCATTAAAGTCAAACGTTCTAAGGGCAGCTAACTGCTCCTTATAAAGAGCCAGCATCTTTTCAGCGGCAGCATCTGTCACTTCCGGCCACTTATCATTGTTTGATTTATCACCTAAACGTTCTGCCTGAAGCGGGTTTAGAGCAAGGCGCTCTGCCATAGCTTCATCGAAAAACTCCATAATCGCGGCATTCTGATTTACTTCAGACATCTCCGGCGCGGCTTGAGTCGTTTCATTTTTGTTTGTTTGGTTACCTGCATCACAGGCTGCAAGAGCAAGCACAAGTGCAATAGTTGAGATAGATTTTTGTATCATTTGTAATCCCCTGACCTCTAGCGAACTTTCAAAAGTTCAGCCCCTATCAAATATTTATCTGCCTTCCTTAAGAGTTTGCCAACCCCTTTAGCGCTATTGTGATGCACTAGAGCGCTCAGTGGTTATCTTGACAAAACTGTCAGTGGTGATTATTTGACGCGTGAGTAAAGGAGTTTTCCATGCAAGAACCGTTAAATATTACAAAAGATCCTATATTCACGATTGGCCAGGTGGTGAAACACCGGGTGTTCTCGTTTCGTGGTGTAATATTTGATGTGGATCCAGAGTTTTCTAATTCTGAGGAATGGTGGGAATCTATCCCTGCGGAAATTCGTCCGGCGAAAGATCAACCTTTCTACCATATTTTCGCTGAAAACGAGGAAACAAGCTATGAGGCTTATGTTTCTCAACAAAATTTGCTTGCGGACGATTCAGATGAACCGGTTAACCACCCGGATGTAAGTGAGTTGTTTGGTAACCTTGTTGAAGGTAAATACGAACTGGGATCATTCCCACACCACTAAATCTCTGCAGTGATTTAGATACAAAAAAAGCGGCGCCTCACACGCCGCTTTTTGTTTTGGCAAATACTGTTTTGTGCTTACGCAACAAACATTGCCAGAAAAGCTACAACAGCCAAGATAGCTACGGTCGCACGGACACCGATTTTCAGAAAACCCGTATATGTATCTTCCTGATCTTTGATTTCCATTTTTCCCACTCCAGGAGTTAGAATTATTTTTTTCTAACTAATATATAGCGAAACAAAGTTTCGCCGCCAAGTGTTAATGCGCCAAGCATTCGATTAACATTGCAGGGTCAATATTTCCTCCACTGATCACACAAACAGTGGTTTTATCCTTCGCATCCAGCTTACCCGCCAGCACCGCAGCGAGAGAAACCACACCACCCGGTTCCCCCACGATTTTAAGTGTTCGAGCTGCATAACCAACGGCAGCCTTAGCTTCGTCATCAGTAACCGTTAGCCCTTTAATACCAAGACTTTTCAAAACAGGAAAAGTCAGGCTTCCAGCACTTGGCGTGAGGAGCGCATCACATATAGAACGCGCACCAAAATCAACCGTTTGAATCTCGCCACTTTCAAGGGACCGCATAACATCATCAAATTCATTTGGCTCAACTGCATATCCATCAAGGCTGGGGAAAGCCTTATAAAGAGATGTGAATGTACCTGAGCACAAACCGCCGCCACCACAATTCACTAGCACTTGATCCGGTGTAGTCCCTAGTGCTTTCAGGTCTTCAGCAATTTCAAGCCCAACAGTCCCCTGCCCAGCCATGATGTATTCATTGTTATACGGAGGTACGATAACTGCACCACTATCCCCTGCTACACGTTTAGCAACTTCTTCGCGATCCTCATTATACCGATCATAGAATACCACCTCAGCGCCATACCCTCGCGTGCCGTCCACCTTCAATTGTGGTGCATCTGCAGGCATAATAATCGTTGCCTTGATACCCAGCATTTGTGCTGCACGAGCAATACCTTGAGCGTGGTTACCACTGGAGAACGCAAGCACACCCGCCGCTTTCTCATCATCAGATAACCTTGAGAGACGATTATAAGCGCCGCGAAACTTAAAAGAACCCGTATGCTGCAGGTTTTCACACTTCAGAAATACACGCCCACCAACACGTTCATTAAGTAGCGGACTTTCAATAAGAGGTGTCCTGACAGCAACACCTTTAAGTTGCTCCGCAGCATTCTGAACCATATCGTAAGAAAACATACCGGTTTATCTTTCTTTTTTCTTTTTACGTTCCTGCCACCAGCGACCAAGCTTAACTTCCTGCTTGCGGCGGAAACGGCGAACAAAAGGGAAATCAACGGAGAGGATAATCAACCCCACAGGGATCATCCAGAAGCCAAGTACAGGTAAAAACCCTAGAAACCCGCCGAGGATACATAATACCCCAACTATTATCCTGCCAATTCGGGAAGCTGGCATAATCTTATTAACTGCGTCTTTAACCATAAGGTGTGAACTTTTCTTATCGTTTAAATATATTCACTGCTGTCCCTATGGCAGATAAGGTCTCTCGCACCGATTGCCAACCAGAATTTTTACCATTCACAGAATTTGACAATGTTTCAAATCGATCACTTTCTCCCGTTACTGCCTCAGCAATCAATTCAGCAACTACGTGGGCTGATGCAATGCCTTGCCCTTCATATGCATGGGCAAAAAGAATATTGTCACTCACTCTCCCTAACTGAGGGAAAGGCTGCGTTCCAGCTCCATAATAACCACCCCATTCAAACTCTACCTTCACACCTGACAGATCGGGAAAATAATGAGCAAGTTTTGGTTGAAGATGCTCTCTAATACTGGATGGATGAGAACCTGCCACCATATCTCCTCCTGCAAAAAGAAGGCGATTGTCGGCACTCTTTGATATGATTTCCGTATTATCGCCGCAGAAAGAAAGTGAAGAAGCATATTTAAAAATATCAGGCACTCGGCCTTCGCCAAGCTGTTCAGTTGCTATTACATACCGGCCTACGGCCTTAACGGATTTCCCAAGCTCTGGTACCAGATCTCCAAGGTAAGCATTTCCGGCGAGAATAACCTTGTCAGCGGTTACACGGCCATAACCGGTATCAACTACAAGTTTTTCACCGCGGTCGATGTGCTGTACCCGTGCATCTTCGAATATTTTTACACCCTGGTTTTCGGCAGCCCGGGCTTCTCCCCTGATCAAGTTCATAGGATGACAGCTAAACCAGTTTTTATGGGCATACCCGGCAACAGCGGTTTGAATACCGCCTGCCTGTGCAATCATATCCTCACCTAACAATTCCGCATGGTTATGAAGGCCATGCCTTGCCATCACCTCGATAGATTGCTGTAATTGCTCAACGTGTTTGTCTGACTGATACAGCTCAACAACTCCGCCTTGCGGCGCACATTCTATGCCGTACTTGCGGATAGTATCTTTGACATAATTCAAACCTTCACGACCAAGCGCCCATACGGCTGGAGCAACATCTTCCCAAAATTCACTATATTTAGGGTAATCAAGTGCTGCAGGGCCATATGTACCCTGTATTATGCCAACACTACGCCCACTTGCCCCCCAACCAATATAATTTTGCTCTACAAGGACAACATTCTTACCCCGTTCCGCTAAAGCTAGTGCAGTGGCAACACCGGTGAAACCACCACCAATAACACACACTTCAGCGCGAACATTGCCTTCTAGCCTTCTAAAGACATCAAGATCATTACATGTCGCAGTGAAATAGCTATGTGGTAGCTGATCTTCATGAATGCTGTCGCGAACGCGCATAAACCTACCTGAATTAAATCCCTGACATGCAGAGATACTTCATTTCAATATAATCTTCGATACCGTACTTTGAGCCTTCACGACCAAGGCCGGACTGTTTAACCCCACCAAACGGCGCAACCTCTGTTGAAAGAATGCCCGTGTTGATACCCACCATACCATATTCAAGCGCCTCCGCCACTCTCCAAACGCGAGAGAGATTATTGGCATAAAAGTATGAGGCTAGACCAAATTCCGTATCATTGGCTTGAGCAATAACATCTGCTTCATCATCAAATTTAAAGATTGGCGCCAGTGGGCCAAAAGTTTCTTCTCTGGCTACCTTCATTTCTCTGGTTACACCACGAAGAATTGTTGGTTCAAAAAAAGTACGGCCTGAAGCATGCCGTCTGCCACCCAATACAACTTCAGCGCCCTTGGAGACAGCATCTTCAATATGCTCTTCAACCTTTTCAACGGCGCTTTCACTGATGAGTGGTCCTTGTACGACACCAGCTTCCATACCGTTACCTACTTTCATTTCAGCAACAGCTTTAGTGTATTTTTCAAGGAACTCCTCATATACGCCAGATTGTACATAAATGCGGTTTGCACACACACAGGTTTGGCCGCTATTTCGGTATTTGGAAGCAATTGCACCGTCAATCGCTGCATCTATATCTGCGTCATCAAACACAATGAATGGTGCATTCCCACCAAGTTCCAGCGATACCTTTTTAATATCATCAGCACATTGGCGCATCAGAATACGGCCAACACCAGTTGAGCCCGTAAAGGTAATTTTACGCAC
This DNA window, taken from Kordiimonas sp. SCSIO 12603, encodes the following:
- a CDS encoding aa3-type cytochrome c oxidase subunit IV — translated: MEIKDQEDTYTGFLKIGVRATVAILAVVAFLAMFVA
- a CDS encoding threonine/serine dehydratase, which translates into the protein MFSYDMVQNAAEQLKGVAVRTPLIESPLLNERVGGRVFLKCENLQHTGSFKFRGAYNRLSRLSDDEKAAGVLAFSSGNHAQGIARAAQMLGIKATIIMPADAPQLKVDGTRGYGAEVVFYDRYNEDREEVAKRVAGDSGAVIVPPYNNEYIMAGQGTVGLEIAEDLKALGTTPDQVLVNCGGGGLCSGTFTSLYKAFPSLDGYAVEPNEFDDVMRSLESGEIQTVDFGARSICDALLTPSAGSLTFPVLKSLGIKGLTVTDDEAKAAVGYAARTLKIVGEPGGVVSLAAVLAGKLDAKDKTTVCVISGGNIDPAMLIECLAH
- a CDS encoding FAD-binding oxidoreductase; the protein is MRVRDSIHEDQLPHSYFTATCNDLDVFRRLEGNVRAEVCVIGGGFTGVATALALAERGKNVVLVEQNYIGWGASGRSVGIIQGTYGPAALDYPKYSEFWEDVAPAVWALGREGLNYVKDTIRKYGIECAPQGGVVELYQSDKHVEQLQQSIEVMARHGLHNHAELLGEDMIAQAGGIQTAVAGYAHKNWFSCHPMNLIRGEARAAENQGVKIFEDARVQHIDRGEKLVVDTGYGRVTADKVILAGNAYLGDLVPELGKSVKAVGRYVIATEQLGEGRVPDIFKYASSLSFCGDNTEIISKSADNRLLFAGGDMVAGSHPSSIREHLQPKLAHYFPDLSGVKVEFEWGGYYGAGTQPFPQLGRVSDNILFAHAYEGQGIASAHVVAELIAEAVTGESDRFETLSNSVNGKNSGWQSVRETLSAIGTAVNIFKR
- a CDS encoding NAD-dependent succinate-semialdehyde dehydrogenase, producing the protein MELRNTNLLKNEAYIGGEWVSSPDTFDVFNPATGEKLATLPSLGREETKSAIDAAEEAMKGWAARTAKERAAILRRWYELIMANQADLAQILTAEMGKPLAEATGEIAYGASFIEWFAEEGKRVYGDVIPQHNANSRIVVLKQPIGVVGAITPWNFPNAMITRKVGPALAVGCGVVVKPASETPLSALALAVLGEEAGLPKGIMSVVTGTDARAIGAELCENQTVRKITFTGSTGVGRILMRQCADDIKKVSLELGGNAPFIVFDDADIDAAIDGAIASKYRNSGQTCVCANRIYVQSGVYEEFLEKYTKAVAEMKVGNGMEAGVVQGPLISESAVEKVEEHIEDAVSKGAEVVLGGRRHASGRTFFEPTILRGVTREMKVAREETFGPLAPIFKFDDEADVIAQANDTEFGLASYFYANNLSRVWRVAEALEYGMVGINTGILSTEVAPFGGVKQSGLGREGSKYGIEDYIEMKYLCMSGI